A portion of the Pagrus major chromosome 8, Pma_NU_1.0 genome contains these proteins:
- the LOC141000927 gene encoding uncharacterized protein gives MCVLLLLSSAGLVFLLVRQRELTEELLRLDAQMQELSQSCRLQAGIMEPAEAEELKKLHRSRRDQEEDPLQSQEEKDMMMMMTYSMVPVKALMDLCNSSRGFCLTGPAGPPGLPGRAGSPGLQGVAGPQGRRGKRGPPGEKGDPGPKGDRGPLQLKGETYNDILIEGPPGPRGPPGPPGPPCPAWYCNKVRNKTTREHICQTNMLTNSSPVLINETDTENISSSTVNRDESPTSHPANDSRDDLNVTDSKKLGDTSVKSVSSHQDERQDNVTNNMRWTKTESSTTHPADNGSDVLNVTDSKKLLETSVESEYSHDSLNDTNTENFTEAPIKLSPAQNLPDLIQNSDTFNDRENLTNTMKNELVSPRPDDTLIETSRERVTEAPAINQVLFTESVSSHQDDSHDTLDNTKRENPTEAPITFLPVSPKTGPADEAREVFIVSDSEKRQNTDEESVLPTTRTAHEAREVLTVTDSEKLQDREEVSVLPKTHPDDEAREVFIVSDSEKRQHTEDDSVLPTTRTAHEAREVLTVTDSEKLQDREEVSVLPTTHPDDEAREVFIVSDSEKRQHTEDDSVLPTTRTAHEAREVLTVTDSEKLQDRDEVSVLSTAHTAHEAREVFNVTDSGKLQDTDEESVLPTPHAAHEAREVFNVTDSEKLRDKDEESESASFHKDFNHNTLNDSSTENVTDQTNTSLTAPLSVGQNTDASNNIRTIVNTHMASESVSSHQDDSQDNVTDSVRWTETDSSTSHPADDDKGVLIFTDSEKLRDTSVESESISVRPGYSHDMLNDKNKENFTEAPIKLLPALLSPDLSQSSDNFNDRENFTVILKNELVSPRPDDRHDTQIETGRESVTEAPVNLFTESVSSHQDNSHDTLNNPKRENATEAPIKLLTASLSVDQAQKKDTFNNSVDIMDKPMKSDSSYLINVTTTTERPKRTECTMKTIKCSERAIKMSSTYGAWMSDASQQDDGRYWVAEHFSGRVLAEHRNISTFQNKSNRDINVWSYFQGCGHVIYKKSLFFQSAGTNRLVKFDLNTRRTNTLIMANSRYKHLAYLFHNSKTYFKFAVDENGLWVIYAADTEDNTMVAKLNPDTFSVESVINTHYPTTKAGNAFIVCGMLYFTDDNDRRVTYAFDLKEESPQDASFDFRPGNGILAMVSYYPHKKLLYLWDNSSVKTCKVKFKPTPK, from the exons GTCAAGGCTCTCATGGATCTGTGTAACAGCTCCAGAGGATTTTGTTTAACAG GCCCGGCTGGACCTCCAg GATTGCCTGGCAGAGCTGGTTCACCAGGACTGCAGGGTGTGGCCGGGCCGCAGGGGAGACGAGGAAAAAGAG GACCCCCTGGTGAAAAAGGAGATCCAGGACCTAAAGGAGACCGTGGGCCTCTTCAACTGAAAGGAGAAACCTACAATGACATTCTCATTGAGG GTCCTCCTGGTCCAAGGGGTCCTCCAGGCCCACCTGGTCCACCCTGTCCTGCCTGGTACTGTAATAAAGTGAGAAACAAGACCACCAGAGAGCACATCTGTCAAACCAACATGTTGACGA ATTCATCTCCTGTTCTGATCAACGAAACCGACacagaaaacatcagcagctcCACAGTTAACAGAGATG AATCACCAACATCACATCCAGCCAATGACAGCAGAGATGATTTGAATGTTACCGACTCTAAAAAACTTGGAGATACAAGTGTGAAATCTG TATCGTCTCATCAAGACGAGCGCCAGGACAATGTGACTAACAACATGAGATGGACGAAAACTG aATCATCAACGACACACCCAGCTGATAATGGCAGCGATGTATTGAATGTTACTGACTCTAAAAAACTTCTAGAAACAAGTGTGGAATCTG AGTACAGCCACGACTCCTTGAATGACACCAACACAGAGAACTTTACAGAGGCACCAATTAAATTATCACCAG CCCAAAATCTTCCAGACCTGATTCAAAACAGCGACACCTTCAATGACAGGGAAAACTTAACCAATACCATGAAAAATG AGTTAGTATCACCTCGCCCAGACGACACACTGATTGAAACCAGCAGAGAGAGGGTTACAGAGGCACCAGCTATTAACCAAGTATTATTTACAG aGTCAGTGTCATCTCATCAAGACGACAGCCACGACACCTTGGACAATACCAAACGAGAGAATCCTACAGAGGCACCAATTACATTTTTACCAG TGTCACCAAAAACAGGTCCAGCTGATGAAGCCAGAGAGGTTTTTATTGTGAGTGACTCAGAGAAACGTCAAAACACAGACGAGGAATCTG TGTTACCAACAACACGTACAGCTCATGAAGCCAGAGAAGTTTTAACTGTGACTGACTCTGAGAAACTTCAAGACAGAGAAGAAGTATCTG TGTTACCAAAAACGCATCCAGATGATGAAGCCAGGGAGGTTTTTATTGTGAGTGACTCAGAGAAACGTCAACACACAGAAGACGACTCTG TGTTACCAACAACACGTACAGCTCATGAAGCCAGAGAAGTTTTAACTGTGACTGACTCTGAGAAACTTCAAGACAGAGAAGAAGTATCTG TGTTACCAACAACGCATCCAGATGATGAAGCCAGGGAGGTTTTTATTGTGAGTGACTCAGAGAAACGTCAACACACAGAAGACGACTCTG TGTTACCAACAACACGTACAGCTCATGAAGCCAGAGAGGTTTTAACTGTGACTGACTCTGAGAAACTTCAAGACAGAGATGAAGTGTCTG TGTTATCAACAGCACATACAGCTCATGAAGCCAGAGAAGTGTTTAATGTAACTGACTCTGGGAAACTTCAGGACACAGATGAAGAATCTG TGTTACCAACACCACATGCAGCTCATGAAGCACGAGAAGTGTTTAACGTGACTGACTCTGAGAAACTTCGAGACAAAGATGAGGAATCTG AGTCGGCATCGTTTCATAAAGACTTCAACCACAACACCCTGAATGACTCCAGCACAGAGAATgttacagaccaaacaaataCATCATTAACAG cCCCACTCTCTGTAGGTCAAAACACTGATGCCTCCAATAACATTCGAACCATCGTTAATACACACATGGCAAGTG aGTCAGTATCATCTCACCAAGACGACAGCCAGGACAATGTGACAGACAGCGTGAGATGGACAGAAACTG ACTCATCAACATCACATCCAGCCGATGATGACAAAGGTGTATTGATTTTTACTGACTCTGAGAAACTTCGAGACACAAGTGTGGAATCTG AATCAATATCAGTTCGTCCAGGGTACAGCCACGACATGttgaatgataaaaacaaagagaactTTACAGAGGCACCAATTAAATTATTACCAG CCCTCCTTTCTCCCGACCTGAGTCAAAGCAGTGACAACTTCAATGACAGGGAAAACTTTActgttattttgaaaaatg AGTTAGTGTCACCTCGTCCAGATGACAGACATGACACACAGATTGAAACCGGCAGGGAGAGTGTTACAGAGGCACCAGTTAACTTATTTACAG AATCAGTATCATCTCATCAAGACAACAGCCACGACACCTTGAACAATCCCAAAAGAGAAAATGCTACAGAGGCACCAATTAAATTATTAACAG CCTCACTTTCTGTAGACCAGGCTCAAAAGAAGGACACCTTCAATAACAGTGTGGACATTATGGATAAACCAATGAAAAGTG ACTCTTCATATCTGATCAATGTGACAACAACCACTGAGAGACCGAAAAGAACTG AGTGCACTATGAAAACTATTAAATGTTCAGAAAGAGCCATCAAAATGTCGAGCACTTATGGAGCCTGGATGTCTGACGCATCTCAGCAGGATGATGGTCGATACTGGGTGGCCGAACATTTTTCAG gTCGAGTTCTAGCAGAGCACAGGAACATTTCgacatttcagaataaaagcaacaGAGACATAAACGTTTGGAGCTACTTCCAAGGCTGTGGACATGTCATTTACAAGAAGTCTTTGTTCTTTCAAAGTGCAGGAACAAACAGACTTGTAAA ATTTGACCTGAACACCAGAAGGACAAACACTCTGATCATGGCAAACAGCAGATACAAACACCTGGCTTATCTCTTCCACAACTCCAAGACGTACTTCAAGTTTGCTGTGGACGAAAATGGACTGTGGGTCATTTATGCTGCAGATACAGAGGATAATACGATGGTTGCGAAGCTTAACCCAGACACATTCTCTGTGGAGTCAGTCATTAACACTCACTACCCTACAACTAAAGCGGGAAATGCTTTCATTGTATGTGGGATGCTGTATTTCACAGACGACAATGACAGAAGAGTTACATATGCCTTTGATTTAAAGGAAGAGAGTCCCCAGGATGCAAGTTTTGATTTCAGGCCAGGTAATGGGATCTTGGCTATGGTCTCATATTATCCTCACAAAAAGCTTTTGTATCTGTGGGACAACAGCAGTGTGAAAACATGCAAGGTTAAATTCAAACCGACCCCAAAATAA